In Nitrosococcus oceani ATCC 19707, the following proteins share a genomic window:
- a CDS encoding transposase, translating into MDESGFAHDMPRTHRYARVGQRCYGLCDWHAKGRTNAIGALIGKALLTVGLFTANITANIFTAWVKQDLLPQLPENAVIVMDNATFHKRLDTQESLRKAGHTLLFLPPYFAELNPIEQKWAHIKAIRKPLSCSIDDLFKIESFYVT; encoded by the coding sequence ATCGACGAAAGCGGCTTTGCGCATGACATGCCCCGTACACACAGATACGCGCGGGTTGGACAGCGCTGCTACGGACTGTGTGACTGGCACGCCAAAGGCCGGACAAATGCTATCGGCGCTTTGATTGGCAAGGCTTTGCTCACAGTCGGGTTATTCACAGCAAACATTACGGCAAACATTTTTACGGCATGGGTAAAACAGGATTTGTTGCCGCAATTGCCGGAAAACGCCGTCATCGTCATGGATAACGCCACGTTCCACAAACGGCTGGACACACAAGAGAGTCTCCGAAAGGCCGGCCATACCCTGCTTTTCCTGCCGCCTTACTTTGCAGAGCTCAACCCCATCGAACAAAAATGGGCGCACATCAAAGCCATCAGAAAACCACTCTCCTGCTCTATCGATGACCTCTTCAAAATTGAATCATTTTATGTGACGTAG
- a CDS encoding carboxyl transferase domain-containing protein, with the protein MAIIKTKLDPSSPEFAKNDSHLRSLVKDLQAHLERVVEGGSAAAREKHLKRGKLLPRERVAALLDRGSPFLELSALAAYGMYEVELPGAGIITGIGQIHGREVMVIASDATVKGGTYYPMTVKKHLRAQEIAAENHLPCLYLVDSGGAYLPMQDQVFPDRDHFGRIFYYQARMSAQGIPQIAVVMGSCTAGGAYVPAMADETIIVKNQGTIFLGGPPLVRAATGEQVEAEELGGGEVHCRISGVGDHLVASDSEAMARARAIIAQLHPHQTRAFQPEPVAEPRYPPEEIYGLIPRDSRYQYPVHEVIARLVDGSDFYEFKALYGKTLVCGFARIQGYPVGIVANNGILFSQSALKGAHFIQLCTQRGIPLVFLQNITGFMIGKQYEHGGIAKDGAKMVHAVACANVPKFTVIMGGSFGAGNYAMCGRAYSPRLLWLWPNARISVMGGETAAEVLGILKAEGIQARGESLSEAEEKVFKEEIRQQYERQGHPYFATARLWDDGIIDPAETRGVLGLGLQAAANAPIEETRYGVFRM; encoded by the coding sequence ATGGCGATTATCAAGACTAAGCTTGACCCTTCTTCGCCGGAGTTTGCTAAAAACGACAGCCATTTGCGGTCTTTGGTGAAGGATCTCCAGGCCCATTTGGAACGGGTGGTGGAAGGAGGCTCCGCCGCCGCCCGTGAAAAACACCTCAAGCGGGGTAAATTACTCCCCCGGGAGCGGGTTGCGGCGCTTCTGGATCGGGGTAGTCCCTTTTTGGAATTGTCCGCCTTGGCCGCCTATGGCATGTATGAAGTGGAACTCCCTGGCGCCGGCATCATTACTGGCATAGGTCAGATTCATGGTCGGGAGGTGATGGTCATTGCCAGCGACGCCACGGTCAAAGGGGGCACCTATTATCCCATGACGGTGAAAAAACATCTCCGGGCTCAGGAAATCGCGGCTGAGAACCATTTGCCTTGTCTCTATCTGGTGGATTCTGGCGGTGCTTATCTTCCCATGCAGGATCAGGTTTTTCCAGATCGGGACCATTTTGGCCGGATTTTTTATTACCAGGCCAGGATGTCAGCCCAAGGTATCCCCCAGATCGCCGTAGTAATGGGGTCTTGCACGGCTGGTGGCGCCTATGTGCCGGCTATGGCCGATGAGACCATTATCGTTAAAAATCAGGGCACCATTTTTTTGGGTGGCCCGCCCTTGGTCCGGGCTGCTACCGGTGAGCAGGTCGAAGCCGAGGAATTAGGAGGAGGAGAGGTTCACTGCCGGATTTCAGGTGTGGGGGATCATTTGGTGGCTAGCGATTCCGAAGCCATGGCTAGGGCGCGGGCTATCATTGCCCAGCTTCACCCTCATCAAACCCGTGCTTTCCAGCCGGAACCAGTGGCAGAACCCCGTTATCCGCCAGAAGAGATCTATGGTTTGATTCCCCGCGATTCCCGCTATCAATATCCTGTCCATGAGGTGATTGCCCGCCTGGTGGATGGTTCTGATTTCTATGAGTTCAAGGCCCTCTATGGTAAGACCCTGGTCTGCGGGTTTGCCCGAATTCAGGGTTATCCGGTGGGGATCGTGGCTAACAATGGGATTTTGTTCTCCCAGTCAGCTCTCAAGGGCGCCCATTTTATCCAGCTTTGCACGCAACGGGGTATTCCTCTAGTCTTTTTACAAAACATTACGGGCTTTATGATAGGCAAGCAATATGAGCACGGCGGTATTGCCAAGGATGGGGCCAAAATGGTGCATGCGGTGGCCTGTGCCAATGTCCCCAAATTTACGGTGATCATGGGCGGCTCTTTCGGTGCCGGCAACTATGCCATGTGTGGCCGGGCCTATAGTCCCCGTCTGCTCTGGCTGTGGCCTAATGCCCGGATCTCGGTCATGGGGGGGGAGACGGCGGCGGAGGTGCTGGGAATTCTGAAGGCCGAAGGTATTCAAGCCCGGGGAGAGTCCTTGAGCGAGGCCGAGGAAAAAGTTTTCAAAGAGGAAATCCGGCAACAATATGAGCGCCAGGGCCACCCTTATTTCGCTACCGCCCGGCTATGGGATGATGGCATCATCGATCCGGCGGAGACGCGAGGGGTGTTGGGGTTAGGACTCCAGGCCGCCGCCAACGCGCCCATAGAGGAAACCCGTTATGGGGTATTTCGCATGTAG
- a CDS encoding hydroxymethylglutaryl-CoA lyase, with product MSALFPDRVKLVEVGPRDGLQNEPGRVETATKIEFIQRLAETGLPVIEATSFVSPRWVPQLADAEAVYAGVQRQPGVRYPVLVPNQAGLERALAAGVADIAVFTGVTETFCQKNIHCSVAESLDRYQPVIAKAREKRLGVRAYLSCVLGCPYEGPVAARQVARLARWFADLGVDEISLGDTIGIGTPLQAQQLLAAVAEEIPLARLAVHFHDTYGQALANIFACLELGVSVIDSAVAGLGGCPYAKGATGNVATEDVVYMLEGMGIETGVDLKKLIEVGNYICQTLTRENQSRVGRARISRLKQIT from the coding sequence ATGAGCGCATTATTTCCTGATCGGGTCAAACTCGTTGAAGTGGGGCCCCGCGACGGCCTGCAAAATGAACCCGGCAGAGTGGAAACGGCCACTAAAATCGAGTTTATTCAGCGGTTGGCTGAAACGGGGCTGCCGGTTATCGAGGCGACCAGCTTTGTCAGTCCCCGCTGGGTGCCCCAATTGGCGGATGCCGAAGCGGTGTATGCCGGCGTTCAACGCCAGCCCGGCGTGCGCTATCCGGTGCTGGTGCCCAATCAGGCCGGACTGGAGCGGGCGCTTGCCGCCGGGGTTGCGGATATTGCCGTATTCACCGGGGTAACGGAGACCTTTTGCCAAAAAAATATCCATTGTTCCGTGGCGGAATCACTGGATCGTTATCAGCCGGTGATTGCCAAGGCTCGGGAAAAACGGCTAGGGGTGCGGGCCTATCTATCTTGTGTTTTGGGTTGCCCCTACGAGGGTCCGGTGGCAGCTCGCCAGGTGGCCCGTTTGGCGCGCTGGTTTGCCGATCTGGGCGTGGATGAGATCAGCCTCGGCGATACCATTGGGATCGGCACTCCCTTGCAGGCCCAACAGCTACTGGCGGCGGTGGCGGAAGAGATTCCCCTGGCGCGGTTGGCGGTGCATTTCCATGATACCTACGGCCAGGCGCTGGCCAATATTTTTGCTTGCCTGGAACTTGGGGTCTCCGTTATTGACAGCGCTGTGGCTGGTTTGGGTGGGTGTCCTTATGCCAAGGGAGCCACTGGCAATGTAGCGACGGAAGATGTCGTGTATATGTTGGAGGGAATGGGTATTGAAACCGGCGTGGATCTTAAAAAACTGATCGAGGTGGGTAATTATATTTGCCAAACCCTGACCCGGGAGAACCAAAGCCGGGTAGGCCGGGCGCGGATAAGCCGCTTGAAGCAGATAACTTGA
- a CDS encoding DUF7282 domain-containing protein yields the protein MYSSSLVKAKQDSLTWQERSNGMKFRTLPLVLAMTGVAGFVIAAEKAAIEVSPQPAGSEITVDSVTVPDDGFVVIHASDEHGNIIAPQSIGYSAVKSGTQEDVSVSLDEEVASGDKVFVMLHEDTGEKGTYEFGVDRTDVDVPVIQDGKPVIVPMDIE from the coding sequence ATGTACTCATCTAGCTTGGTGAAAGCGAAACAGGATTCATTGACTTGGCAAGAAAGGAGCAATGGGATGAAATTTCGTACTCTACCGCTAGTACTGGCTATGACCGGCGTGGCCGGCTTTGTCATCGCCGCCGAAAAGGCGGCAATCGAAGTGTCGCCTCAACCGGCAGGCAGCGAAATCACTGTGGATAGTGTAACCGTCCCGGATGATGGTTTCGTGGTGATTCACGCCAGCGACGAGCATGGCAATATTATTGCACCACAATCCATTGGCTATTCGGCAGTGAAATCCGGTACCCAAGAAGACGTCAGCGTTAGCCTGGATGAGGAAGTTGCCTCCGGCGACAAGGTCTTCGTCATGCTGCACGAGGACACCGGCGAGAAAGGTACCTATGAATTCGGCGTCGATAGGACGGATGTGGACGTACCGGTGATCCAGGATGGTAAGCCGGTTATCGTACCCATGGATATTGAATAA
- a CDS encoding sigma-54 interaction domain-containing protein, whose amino-acid sequence MNTTPVPLNLVSFVSRAVEDILCTALKALNRPVQSVQGHDWLAQALMLPGTPIVLAIGSNHFPRDRLLSSLREQWITPALVVIADDKAPWDAELLAYCREILRWPCQGKELSLRLARGCEGIMPPQVSPHPLVFRDELASLNLIGQSPAFLNALELIKALSECEAPVLIEGETGTGKEMAARAIHYLGLRQDHPFIPINCGALSDTLLENELFGHERGAYTDAKEAQLGLVAQAHQGTLFLDEVESLSPKAQVALLRFLQNQEYRPLGSRSLKQADVRVISASNEDLEALVRRGNFRQDLLFRLNVMPLFLPPLRERSGDIESLATHFLYQYSLKYCRSPQAFHPTTLVWMKNYPWPGNVRELENFVHRALLLSKGPLIPLPPQRLPSIGSENNPPLESPGGYRGSFNQAKTQVIAHFEKQYLECLMAECHGNISLAAKRAGKERRTFGKLLKKYQINRAFYIKSKDI is encoded by the coding sequence ATGAATACAACCCCAGTGCCCCTGAACCTCGTTTCTTTTGTGTCCCGTGCGGTTGAAGATATCCTCTGCACTGCTTTGAAAGCGCTTAACCGACCAGTTCAAAGCGTGCAGGGTCACGATTGGCTCGCACAGGCACTAATGCTCCCGGGCACACCGATCGTTCTGGCCATAGGCTCAAACCATTTTCCTCGCGATCGTCTGCTTTCTAGTCTGCGGGAGCAATGGATAACCCCCGCTTTAGTGGTGATTGCCGATGATAAAGCTCCTTGGGATGCGGAGCTGCTAGCCTACTGCCGGGAAATTCTACGTTGGCCCTGCCAGGGGAAGGAGCTGTCATTACGCCTAGCCCGGGGTTGTGAGGGGATAATGCCACCACAGGTTTCTCCTCATCCATTAGTGTTCCGAGATGAGTTGGCTAGTCTAAATCTGATTGGACAATCGCCCGCCTTTTTAAATGCCCTCGAATTGATAAAAGCCCTGAGCGAGTGCGAAGCCCCCGTATTGATCGAAGGCGAAACGGGCACCGGTAAGGAAATGGCCGCCCGCGCTATTCATTACCTCGGCTTGCGGCAAGACCATCCTTTCATTCCTATCAATTGTGGGGCCCTCTCAGATACGCTGTTGGAAAACGAGCTTTTTGGCCACGAGCGCGGTGCTTATACGGATGCTAAAGAAGCTCAACTAGGGTTGGTAGCCCAAGCTCACCAAGGGACTTTGTTTCTCGATGAAGTGGAATCCCTCTCCCCGAAGGCGCAGGTGGCTTTACTGCGTTTTTTGCAGAATCAGGAATACCGACCCTTGGGGAGTCGGAGTCTAAAACAGGCAGATGTACGGGTTATCTCCGCCAGCAATGAGGATTTGGAGGCCTTAGTGAGGCGCGGGAATTTCCGTCAAGATTTGTTATTTCGTCTCAATGTCATGCCGCTTTTCTTGCCCCCTTTGCGAGAAAGATCGGGCGATATTGAATCATTGGCTACACATTTTCTCTATCAATACAGCCTTAAATATTGCCGATCCCCCCAAGCCTTCCATCCGACCACGCTTGTTTGGATGAAAAATTATCCTTGGCCGGGTAATGTGCGGGAGTTGGAAAACTTCGTTCACCGGGCCTTGCTGCTCTCCAAAGGTCCGTTGATCCCCCTGCCACCCCAAAGACTTCCTTCGATAGGAAGTGAAAATAACCCTCCATTGGAATCCCCGGGTGGCTATAGAGGGAGCTTTAATCAAGCTAAAACCCAGGTTATTGCGCACTTCGAGAAGCAATATCTGGAATGTCTTATGGCCGAATGCCATGGGAATATTTCCCTGGCTGCAAAACGGGCGGGAAAGGAGCGGCGCACCTTCGGTAAATTGCTTAAGAAATATCAAATCAACAGAGCTTTTTATATTAAAAGTAAAGACATATAG
- a CDS encoding thiolase family protein — translation MNPDDIVIVAARRTPVGSFLGQLSPLSAPALGSAVLQAVLADSGAEAARISEVVMGCVLPAGTGQAPARQAALGAGVPATVGCTTINKVCGSGMKAIMLGHDLCLAGSAEMVLAGGMESMSNAPYLLPKARQGFRFGHQQVLDHMLLDGLENARDGQPMGYFAELCADRYGFSREQQDAFAAESVRRAVAALDNGALVAEIVPLSVPGRREARRVHEDEQPRRSDIAKIPTLKPVFREGGTVTAANASSLSDGAAAVLLLKRSTAAALGLSPLARIVAHGSHAQAPEEFTTAPIGAIKKLQDKLDWPEADLYEINEAFAVVALAAMKELGLDHAKVNVKGGACAVGHPIGASGARLVVTLLHALRQRGLQRGIAALCIGGGEATAMALEIE, via the coding sequence ATGAACCCAGATGATATTGTCATTGTTGCGGCCAGAAGAACCCCGGTAGGTAGTTTTCTCGGTCAACTTTCTCCCTTATCGGCACCAGCATTAGGCTCGGCGGTATTACAGGCGGTTCTGGCCGACAGTGGCGCGGAGGCGGCGCGTATTAGCGAAGTAGTGATGGGGTGCGTGCTGCCAGCGGGCACTGGGCAGGCGCCGGCCCGGCAGGCGGCGCTTGGGGCGGGAGTTCCGGCAACGGTAGGTTGCACTACAATCAATAAGGTCTGCGGTTCGGGAATGAAAGCTATCATGCTGGGGCATGATCTCTGCCTGGCAGGCTCCGCTGAGATGGTACTGGCTGGTGGGATGGAGTCCATGAGCAATGCGCCTTATCTGCTGCCCAAAGCCCGCCAGGGGTTCCGCTTTGGGCACCAACAGGTGCTTGACCACATGCTTTTAGATGGACTGGAAAACGCCCGGGATGGCCAGCCCATGGGCTATTTTGCGGAACTTTGCGCGGATCGCTACGGCTTTAGCCGGGAACAGCAGGATGCCTTTGCCGCGGAATCGGTTCGCCGCGCCGTGGCTGCCCTGGATAACGGTGCCTTGGTGGCTGAAATCGTGCCGCTAAGCGTGCCTGGGCGGCGGGAAGCGCGGCGGGTCCATGAAGATGAACAACCCCGCCGGAGTGACATTGCCAAGATTCCCACCTTAAAGCCGGTTTTTCGCGAGGGGGGGACGGTCACCGCGGCCAATGCCTCCTCCCTTTCCGATGGGGCTGCCGCCGTGTTGCTACTGAAACGCTCGACTGCGGCTGCCCTGGGCCTGTCTCCCCTGGCGCGGATTGTGGCCCATGGGAGCCATGCCCAAGCACCGGAGGAGTTTACTACAGCCCCTATTGGGGCGATCAAAAAACTCCAGGATAAACTTGACTGGCCGGAGGCGGATCTCTATGAAATCAACGAGGCTTTCGCCGTGGTGGCCTTGGCCGCCATGAAGGAATTGGGTCTGGACCATGCCAAGGTGAATGTGAAGGGTGGCGCCTGTGCGGTGGGTCATCCCATTGGCGCTAGCGGTGCCCGGTTGGTGGTAACCTTGCTCCATGCCCTACGCCAGCGGGGCCTCCAGCGGGGGATCGCCGCCCTCTGTATCGGTGGGGGTGAAGCCACTGCCATGGCCCTAGAAATCGAGTGA
- a CDS encoding enoyl-CoA hydratase-related protein: protein MMDLEPIRIETDERGVCTLTLNTPARHNALDGRMVTLLHRQLQAIAKDETIRVVIFTGQGESFSSGADLQWMRAMGLETEENNRQDAQQLAMVMRLLNRLPQPTIAKINGPAYGGAIGVIACCDIAIAVSSASFAFSEVRLGLVPAIIAPYVVAAIGPRQARRFFLSGELIPSAVALRLGLVHQVVNADELETAVASQVRRLLKAGPLAIAECKRLLARLEPGGESLREYTGEMLARLRGSPEGQEGIAAFLEKRPPRWRY from the coding sequence ATGATGGACTTAGAACCGATTCGAATAGAAACCGATGAACGGGGTGTTTGCACGCTTACGCTCAATACTCCCGCCCGCCATAATGCCCTGGACGGGCGAATGGTCACTCTTTTACACCGCCAGCTACAGGCGATTGCCAAGGATGAGACCATACGGGTAGTGATTTTCACCGGCCAGGGAGAAAGCTTTTCCAGTGGCGCCGACCTTCAGTGGATGCGCGCCATGGGTTTGGAAACGGAAGAGAACAATCGCCAGGATGCGCAGCAATTGGCCATGGTAATGCGGTTATTGAACCGTTTGCCCCAGCCTACCATTGCCAAGATCAATGGTCCTGCCTATGGGGGAGCGATTGGGGTGATAGCCTGTTGCGATATTGCCATCGCTGTGTCTTCCGCCAGTTTTGCCTTCAGCGAGGTTCGGCTTGGATTGGTGCCCGCTATTATTGCCCCCTATGTGGTCGCCGCCATTGGCCCCCGCCAAGCACGGCGGTTTTTTCTGAGTGGTGAGTTGATTCCCAGTGCTGTCGCTCTCCGGCTGGGACTGGTGCATCAGGTGGTGAATGCCGATGAGCTGGAAACCGCTGTGGCCTCCCAGGTGCGCCGACTTCTCAAGGCGGGGCCGCTAGCCATAGCCGAATGCAAACGATTATTGGCTCGGCTTGAACCGGGAGGGGAGAGTCTGCGGGAATATACCGGTGAGATGCTTGCCCGTCTGCGCGGCTCGCCAGAAGGGCAAGAAGGAATCGCTGCTTTTTTAGAAAAACGCCCGCCCCGCTGGCGGTATTGA
- a CDS encoding caspase family protein — translation MSRTFQSVTGSEFQDVVAAYPFTRRVTEVHLHHTWRPRQQDYRGLATLEGMWRFHTQTHGWSDIAQHVTIAPDGTIWLCRNFNWSPASARGFNGNRKAGPFMIELIGDFDIGKETITDPQMEAMLTVIKTIQDHFKLHPSQLRFHNEMSGKTCPGTGFDKAQLIRDIEGHALEGSTASRGGDTPFPERAGRAFELMRGLNPYARQTDEMDEAEHAVGYEALEQASRSRLFGPELTDEMINALTDYVVNLEWGQFSDSGRIGTTPGDVDRLFEEAIPAEIEAAKARQEKARLLFYAHGGLVSEENALLGAFSQLKFWRRNNVYPIFFIWETGFAETIRQLISAAVDRTRARARISWATDNIIEEVVRALGSPRVWGGMKASALLASEPDGGAAYVAQKAADLLQKHGDDIEFHTVGHSAGSIFHAHFMAALVNRGARLKTAHYLAPAIRSDLFHKIVAPHLGNSIGPLTVFTMTKQLERDDTVTPLYRKSLLYLIYEALEEKRQTDILGLEISLRADDKAREIFGLRGTPSDRGEVVWSPSSNADSGSASQSSIHSGFDEDKATMESIARRVLNRREGQPIAPFEPSRSRAAVDFWQDQIDWPEPLEALMSNGAAAAPAPAGVAPTVIVPPAVQPGHRPSTGRKLALCVGIDQYPRSPLSGCVADARLWERTLSNLGFTTSRLLDQEATAETIRTQLRTLVQNSSPGNVLVFQFAGHGTWIEDISGDEGDGDTPDGDECLCAVDCESGEDGLIIDDQLRVILNDLPSGVAMTCFFDCCHSGTATRALLRPFRTGARGGETRPRYLAPSAAMKQAFKNLKNRAARQGAMGTNTMREVLFSACRSGELAYESNGQGDFTARAAQVLANGIGSLTNRGFHDQVLEKFGQAPRQHPELDCQPERLSAPLLNL, via the coding sequence ATGTCAAGAACATTTCAGTCGGTCACTGGTTCCGAATTCCAGGATGTGGTCGCCGCCTACCCTTTCACCCGCCGGGTGACGGAAGTGCATCTTCATCACACCTGGCGCCCCCGGCAGCAAGACTATCGGGGGCTGGCCACCCTCGAAGGCATGTGGCGCTTCCATACCCAGACCCATGGCTGGAGTGATATTGCCCAGCATGTCACCATCGCCCCGGATGGGACCATCTGGCTTTGCCGCAATTTTAACTGGTCGCCGGCCAGCGCCCGCGGCTTTAACGGCAACCGGAAAGCCGGTCCATTCATGATTGAGCTGATTGGCGATTTCGATATCGGCAAGGAAACCATCACGGACCCGCAAATGGAAGCCATGCTGACGGTGATCAAGACCATTCAGGATCACTTCAAGCTCCATCCTTCCCAGCTTCGCTTCCACAATGAAATGTCGGGCAAGACCTGCCCCGGAACCGGCTTCGACAAGGCTCAACTTATCAGGGACATTGAAGGCCACGCCCTGGAAGGCAGCACTGCAAGCCGCGGCGGGGATACCCCCTTTCCCGAGCGGGCGGGCCGGGCGTTTGAATTGATGCGCGGCCTTAATCCTTATGCCCGGCAAACTGATGAGATGGACGAGGCCGAGCATGCGGTCGGCTACGAGGCGCTTGAGCAGGCCTCCCGCAGCCGGTTATTCGGTCCTGAACTGACCGACGAAATGATCAATGCGCTCACAGATTATGTGGTCAACCTGGAATGGGGGCAATTTTCCGATTCGGGCCGCATCGGAACCACGCCCGGCGATGTGGACCGGCTGTTCGAGGAAGCAATACCGGCCGAGATCGAAGCGGCCAAAGCCCGCCAGGAAAAAGCCCGGCTTTTATTCTACGCTCATGGCGGGCTGGTGTCGGAGGAAAATGCTTTGCTCGGCGCTTTCAGCCAGCTCAAGTTCTGGCGCCGCAATAATGTCTATCCGATTTTCTTTATCTGGGAGACGGGCTTTGCCGAGACTATCCGGCAGCTGATCAGCGCCGCCGTTGACAGGACGCGGGCGCGGGCGCGTATTTCCTGGGCAACCGATAACATTATTGAAGAGGTGGTGCGGGCGCTCGGCAGTCCTCGGGTATGGGGCGGGATGAAAGCCAGCGCTTTGCTGGCCAGCGAACCCGATGGCGGTGCGGCCTATGTGGCGCAAAAAGCAGCCGACCTTTTGCAAAAGCACGGCGATGATATTGAATTTCACACGGTCGGCCATAGCGCGGGCTCTATTTTCCATGCCCATTTCATGGCGGCGCTCGTGAACAGGGGCGCCCGCCTCAAAACCGCCCATTATCTTGCCCCCGCCATCCGCTCCGATCTTTTTCACAAAATTGTCGCGCCGCATCTTGGCAACAGCATCGGGCCCCTGACGGTGTTCACCATGACCAAACAATTGGAAAGGGACGATACCGTCACCCCCCTTTATCGTAAATCGCTTTTGTACCTGATTTACGAAGCCCTGGAAGAAAAGCGTCAGACCGATATCCTCGGGCTTGAAATCTCACTGCGCGCCGACGATAAGGCGCGGGAGATATTCGGATTGCGGGGCACGCCTTCAGACCGGGGGGAAGTAGTGTGGTCACCGAGCAGCAATGCTGACTCGGGCAGCGCCAGCCAATCCTCTATCCATAGCGGCTTTGATGAAGACAAGGCCACCATGGAAAGCATCGCCCGGCGCGTCCTCAACCGGCGTGAAGGCCAGCCCATCGCGCCCTTTGAGCCGTCGCGCTCACGGGCGGCGGTCGATTTCTGGCAAGACCAGATTGACTGGCCGGAGCCTCTTGAGGCCTTGATGAGCAATGGCGCCGCCGCTGCCCCGGCTCCGGCCGGGGTAGCCCCCACCGTTATCGTCCCCCCGGCGGTGCAGCCCGGCCATCGGCCCAGTACCGGCCGCAAGCTTGCCCTGTGCGTCGGCATCGATCAGTATCCACGCAGCCCCTTAAGCGGTTGTGTGGCCGATGCCCGTTTATGGGAGCGTACGCTTTCCAACCTCGGTTTCACCACCAGCCGATTGCTGGATCAGGAGGCCACCGCCGAGACCATTCGCACCCAATTGCGCACCCTGGTGCAAAACAGCAGCCCCGGCAATGTGCTGGTCTTCCAGTTCGCCGGACACGGCACCTGGATCGAGGATATTTCAGGGGATGAGGGAGACGGCGACACGCCGGATGGGGACGAATGCTTGTGCGCCGTGGATTGTGAAAGCGGGGAGGACGGCTTAATCATTGACGATCAGCTTCGCGTTATCCTCAACGATCTCCCAAGCGGCGTCGCCATGACTTGCTTTTTTGATTGCTGCCATTCCGGGACGGCCACCCGGGCATTATTACGGCCCTTTAGAACAGGGGCGCGGGGTGGAGAAACGCGCCCGCGTTATCTGGCGCCCTCGGCAGCCATGAAGCAGGCCTTTAAAAACCTTAAAAACCGAGCGGCGCGCCAAGGCGCTATGGGCACCAATACCATGCGCGAGGTGCTGTTCAGCGCCTGCCGCTCAGGCGAACTGGCCTATGAGAGCAACGGCCAGGGCGATTTCACCGCGCGCGCCGCGCAGGTGCTCGCCAATGGCATCGGCTCGCTCACCAACCGGGGTTTTCACGACCAGGTGCTGGAGAAATTCGGCCAAGCGCCCCGCCAGCACCCGGAACTGGACTGTCAGCCCGAGCGGCTCAGCGCTCCGTTGCTTAATCTTTAA